One region of Miscanthus floridulus cultivar M001 chromosome 19, ASM1932011v1, whole genome shotgun sequence genomic DNA includes:
- the LOC136525523 gene encoding cytochrome P450 704C1-like: MQKAREEILSRFILESKRDPETMNDRYLCDIVLNFLIAGKDTTANTLSWFFYMLCKNPLVQDKVAHEIIELLEWAKEDYNIENFAARLTEGAIEKMHYLHAAISETLRLYPAVPVDGKLADEDDVLPNGYRVIKGDGMNYMIYAMGRMTYLWGQDAEEFRPERWLVNGVFQLESPYKFAGPRISLGKEFAYRQMKIMAATLVHFFRFKLADESKEPTYKTMFTLHMDKGLHLYAHPRSA, translated from the exons ATGCAGAAAGCCAGAGAGGAAATACTATCAAGATTCATATTAGAAAGCAAGAGGGACCCTGAAACAATGAATGATCGTTACCTGTGTGACATAGTCCTCAACTTCCTAATTGCTGGCAAAGACACCACAGCAAACACTCTCTCCTGGTTCTTCTATATGTTGTGCAAGAACCCCTTAGTGCAGGATAAGGTTGCCCACGAAATCATTGAGTTACTTGAGTGGGCCAAGGAAGATTATAACATTGAAAATTTTGCTGCAAGATTGACTGAAGGTGCCATTGAAAAAATGCACTATCTCCATGCTGCAATCTCTGAGACACTCCGTTTGTATCCTGCTGTTCCAGTG GATGGTAAGTTGgcagatgaagatgatgtactaCCAAATGGCTATAGAGTGATAAAAGGAGATGGAATGAACTACATGATTTATGCAATGGGGAGGATGACATACCTCTGGGGTCAAGATGCTGAAGAATTCAGGCCTGAAAGATGGCTTGTGAATGGAGTCTTCCAGCTGGAGAGCCCTTATAAATTT GCGGGCCCCCGCATCAGCTTGGGGAAGGAATTTGCATACAGGCAGATGAAGATCATGGCTGCTACCCTGGTGCATTTCTTCAGGTTCAAACTAGCAGATGAATCCAAGGAACCGACATACAAAACAATGTTTACCCTCCACATGGATAAGGGCCTTCATCTGTATGCACACCCACGTTCTGCATGA